From the genome of Cedecea lapagei, one region includes:
- a CDS encoding capsule biosynthesis GfcC family protein: MKKIPFPLIALLFVSAFSHAESTVTVYVKPQAQPLVIKDAERLTDLVTRPELSRSWWPAAVISERQASAAQEQKQQQLLARLSEVAADEGGDDGAAINGLRQQLSAIHVTGRQFVNLDPDWVRLRPQANVPLQGEYSLWTGPQPTTITLVGLVSSPGIKPFMPGRSVDEYLDDISLLSGADRSYAWVIYPDGRTEKAPVAYWNKRHIEPSPGSLIFVGFSDRLFSSTFDELNQQILNSLTHRIPD, translated from the coding sequence ATGAAAAAAATCCCCTTTCCCTTAATAGCTCTGCTTTTCGTCAGCGCCTTTAGCCATGCAGAAAGCACCGTGACTGTGTATGTAAAACCGCAAGCGCAGCCTCTGGTGATCAAAGATGCCGAGCGGCTGACCGATTTAGTCACTCGCCCTGAACTCAGCCGCAGCTGGTGGCCAGCGGCGGTCATCAGTGAACGGCAGGCAAGTGCGGCGCAAGAACAAAAACAGCAGCAGCTTCTGGCTCGGCTCAGCGAAGTGGCCGCTGATGAAGGCGGCGATGACGGTGCGGCAATCAACGGGCTACGCCAGCAGCTCAGCGCAATCCACGTGACCGGGCGTCAGTTTGTCAATCTGGATCCCGACTGGGTTCGTCTTCGCCCGCAGGCAAACGTGCCGCTTCAGGGGGAATACAGCCTGTGGACGGGGCCGCAGCCCACAACGATTACGCTGGTGGGGTTAGTCAGTTCACCGGGCATTAAGCCGTTCATGCCGGGGCGCAGCGTCGATGAATATCTGGACGATATCAGCCTGCTGAGCGGCGCAGACAGAAGCTATGCCTGGGTGATTTACCCGGATGGCAGAACCGAAAAAGCGCCGGTAGCGTACTGGAACAAACGCCATATCGAACCCTCGCCGGGCAGCCTCATTTTTGTCGGTTTCTCAGATCGCCTTTTCAGCTCCACGTTTGATGAGCTGAACCAGCAAATCCTTAATAGCCTGACCCATCGGATACCGGATTAA
- a CDS encoding YjbH domain-containing protein: MKKRYLYSLMALAVASACRAETYPAPVGPSQADFGGAGLLQTPTARMAPEGEFNLNYRDNDQYRFYSASMQLFPWMEATLRYTDVRTRHYSSVQAFSGNQTYKDKAFDVKFRLWEEGYWLPQVSAGIRDLGGTGLFDGEYVVASKAWGPFDFSLGMGWGYLGTSGNIKNPLCEYSDKYCRRDDSYNMAGSFNFSSMFHGPTSLFGGVEYQTPWQPLRLKLEYEGNNYSHEFAGKIDQRSSVNVGAIYRVTDWADVNMSYERGNTFMFGVTLRTNFNDLKPGYNDARRPEYQPHPQDEILQHNVVANQLTDLKYNAGLINPNIQVKGDTLYVTGEQVKYRNSREGIERANRIIMNDLPDNIRTIRITESRLNMPQVTTETDVASLRNHLAGEPLGHETVLTQKRVEPVVPESTEQGYYIEKSRFNYSIDPILNQSIGGPESFYMYQVGVMGNADYWLTDHLLTSGSLFANVANNYDKFNYTNPPADSTLPRVRTHVRDYVENDIYINNLQANYFQYFGHGIYGQVYAGYLETMYGGAGAELLYRPVDSNWAIGVNGNYVKQRDWRSSQDMMKFTDYSAKTGHITGYWTPPFAQDVLVKLSLGQYLAQDKGGTLEISKHFDSGIVVGTYATITNVSKKEYGEGDFTKGFYINVPLDIFSAYPTRSRAQVTWTPLTRDGGQMLGRKFDLYGMTGDRSENFR; encoded by the coding sequence ATGAAAAAACGTTACCTGTATAGCCTGATGGCGCTGGCGGTGGCCTCCGCCTGCCGCGCTGAAACCTATCCGGCACCCGTTGGCCCTTCTCAGGCAGACTTTGGTGGTGCAGGCCTGCTGCAGACGCCGACGGCGCGCATGGCGCCGGAAGGGGAGTTTAACCTCAACTATCGTGACAATGACCAGTACCGCTTCTACTCCGCCTCTATGCAGCTTTTTCCCTGGATGGAGGCCACGCTGCGCTATACCGACGTGCGTACCCGCCATTACAGTAGCGTGCAGGCTTTCTCTGGAAACCAGACCTATAAAGACAAAGCGTTCGACGTGAAATTCCGTCTCTGGGAAGAGGGGTACTGGCTTCCTCAGGTTTCTGCGGGCATCCGCGATCTGGGCGGAACCGGACTGTTTGACGGCGAATATGTGGTAGCGAGCAAAGCCTGGGGGCCATTCGATTTTAGCCTCGGCATGGGCTGGGGCTATTTAGGCACCAGCGGCAACATCAAGAACCCTCTGTGTGAGTACAGCGACAAGTACTGCCGCCGCGATGACAGCTACAACATGGCGGGCTCCTTCAACTTTAGCAGCATGTTCCATGGCCCAACGTCGTTGTTTGGCGGCGTGGAGTACCAGACGCCATGGCAGCCGTTAAGACTGAAGCTCGAGTATGAAGGCAACAACTACAGCCATGAATTTGCGGGAAAAATAGATCAGCGCAGCAGCGTTAACGTCGGTGCTATCTACCGGGTGACCGACTGGGCCGATGTGAACATGAGCTATGAGCGCGGAAACACCTTTATGTTCGGCGTGACCCTTCGCACCAATTTCAACGATCTTAAGCCGGGATACAACGATGCCCGCCGCCCTGAGTACCAGCCCCATCCGCAGGACGAAATTCTGCAGCACAACGTGGTGGCAAACCAGCTGACCGATCTGAAGTACAACGCCGGGCTGATCAACCCGAATATCCAGGTCAAAGGCGATACGCTCTACGTCACGGGAGAGCAGGTGAAATACCGCAATTCCCGCGAAGGTATTGAGCGCGCCAACCGCATCATCATGAACGATCTGCCGGATAATATTCGCACCATCCGCATTACCGAAAGCCGCCTCAACATGCCGCAGGTAACCACGGAAACGGACGTGGCCAGCCTGCGTAATCACCTTGCGGGCGAGCCGCTGGGGCACGAAACCGTGCTGACGCAAAAACGCGTTGAGCCGGTGGTGCCGGAGAGTACCGAGCAGGGGTATTACATCGAGAAATCGCGCTTCAACTATTCGATAGATCCTATCCTCAATCAGTCCATCGGCGGCCCGGAAAGCTTCTACATGTATCAGGTTGGGGTGATGGGGAACGCGGACTACTGGCTGACGGATCACCTGTTAACCAGCGGCAGCCTGTTTGCGAACGTCGCCAACAACTACGACAAATTTAACTACACCAACCCGCCGGCGGACTCCACGCTGCCCCGTGTGCGTACCCACGTGCGTGATTACGTAGAAAATGATATCTACATCAATAACCTGCAGGCGAACTACTTCCAGTACTTCGGGCATGGGATCTACGGCCAGGTGTATGCGGGCTACCTGGAAACCATGTACGGCGGCGCGGGGGCCGAGCTGCTTTACCGCCCTGTCGACAGCAACTGGGCGATTGGCGTCAACGGCAACTACGTCAAGCAGCGTGACTGGCGTAGTTCGCAGGACATGATGAAGTTTACCGACTACAGCGCCAAAACGGGACATATCACCGGCTACTGGACGCCGCCGTTTGCCCAGGATGTGCTGGTGAAGCTTAGCCTTGGGCAGTATCTTGCGCAGGACAAGGGCGGCACCCTGGAGATATCGAAACACTTCGACAGCGGAATAGTGGTGGGCACCTACGCCACCATCACCAACGTGTCGAAGAAAGAGTATGGGGAAGGGGACTTTACCAAAGGCTTCTATATCAACGTGCCGCTGGATATCTTCTCGGCTTACCCGACCCGCAGCCGTGCTCAGGTCACCTGGACGCCGCTGACGCGTGACGGCGGGCAGATGCTGGGCCGTAAGTTCGACCTTTACGGGATGACCGGCGATCGCAGCGAGAATTTCCGATAG